Proteins encoded within one genomic window of Cucumis sativus cultivar 9930 chromosome 3, Cucumber_9930_V3, whole genome shotgun sequence:
- the PALM1 gene encoding transcriptional regulator SUPERMAN, whose amino-acid sequence MWNPNQAHQDEDDDSWEIRAFAEDTGNIMGTTWPPRFYNCTFCGREFRSAQALGGHMNVHRRDRVRFHHQIQPNSIQPISPSFTIPTPKLIYNEIDEVCFLYQLPNDNINFLNSITSSDSCLQSSFTAQHPSSTRTASSLQSLKSPGELRGGTSSSSSHCSHISSKGDDSLISINDGNEKVDLELRLGHRASPT is encoded by the coding sequence ATGTGGAATCCTAACCAAGCTCATCAAGACGAGGATGATGATTCATGGGAGATTAGAGCTTTTGCAGAAGACACCGGAAACATTATGGGCACAACTTGGCCCCCTAGGTTTTATAATTGCACATTTTGCGGACGAGAATTTAGATCTGCCCAAGCCCTAGGTGGTCACATGAATGTCCACCGTCGCGACCGTGTACGTTTCCATCACCAaatccaacccaactcaattCAACCCATCTCACCGTCTTTCACCATCCCTACCCCTAAACTCATCTACAATGAAATTGACGAGGTTTGTTTCTTATACCAACTACCGAACGACAACATCAATTTCCTCAACTCCATCACTTCATCAGATTCATGTCTCCAGTCATCCTTCACTGCACAACATCCTTCGAGCACTCGAACCGCGTCGTCCTTGCAATCCCTAAAGTCTCCAGGAGAGCTTCGAGGTGGAACGTCGAGCTCCTCGTCTCACTGCAGCCACATATCTAGCAAAGGAGATGACTCATTAATATCAATTAATGATGGAAATGAGAAGGTGGATCTTGAGTTAAGACTTGGTCATAGGGCATCTCCAACTTGA
- the LOC101203999 gene encoding uncharacterized protein LOC101203999, whose translation MELSILSVSSNTSTMSFGARIGICSTSSSRFLHFAMRKRAGGRVPVPVSVRASAEPRSERLDEGQTRSRFTAPAMEVTTLDTSFRETEFPVWEKIGAVVRLSYGVGIYGAMALAGKFICSISGTDWMGGFHPSLDAILEGLGYAVPPIMALLFILDDEVVKLSPHARAIRDVEDEELRSFFYGMSPWQFILIVAASSVGEELFYRAAVQGALADIFLRSPDIGADVQGMASLTGVLPPFVPFAQGFAAFITAALTGSLYYVAASPKDPTYVVAPVLQSRSGRKDLRKLFAAWYERRQMKKIYSPLLEGLLALYLGFEWIQTDNILAPIITHGIYSAVILGHGLWKIHDHRRRLRQRIQQVKMEGKSSDSL comes from the exons atggagCTCTCTATTCTCTCTGTATCTTCAAACACTTCGACCATGTCCTTTGGTGCTAGAATTGGGATCTGTTCTACTTCAAGCTCCAGGTTTTTGCATTTTGCGATGAGGAAACGTGCCGGCGGGAGAGTTCCAGTGCCGGTCAGCGTTAGGGCGTCGGCGGAGCCGAGGAGTGAGAGATTGGATGAGGGGCAGACACGTAGCCGGTTCACTGCTCCGGCTATGGAGGTGACGACACTTGATACTAGTTTCAGAGAAACAGAGTTTCCTGTTTGGGAAAAGATTGGTGCTGTTGTCAGACTCAGCTATGGAGTTG GAATTTATGGTGCAATGGCACTGGCTGGAAAGTTTATATGTTCAATATCTGGGACTGATTGGATGGGAGGATTTCATCCATCTTTGGATGCTATTTTGGAAGGGCTTGGCTATGCCGTTCCTCCAATTATGGCTCTTCTCTTCATTCTTGAT GATGAAGTTGTGAAGTTATCGCCCCATGCTCGAGCGATTAGAGATGTCGAAGACGAGGAGCTTCGAAGCTTCTTTTACGGAATGTCTCCATGGCAG TTCATTCTTATCGTGGCTGCAAGCTCAGTCGGCGAGGAGCTCTTTTACCGGGCAGCCGTTCAG GGAGCATTGGCTGATATATTCTTAAGAAGTCCTGATATTGGAGCTGATGTTCAAGGAATGGCATCTTTG ACCGGAGTGCTGCCTCCATTCGTACCATTTGCACAAGGATTTGCAGCTTTTATCACAGCTGCGCTTACCGGTTCACTCTATTACGTTGCTGCATCACCAAAAG aTCCTACTTATGTAGTTGCTCCAGTTTTGCAATCTCGATCAGGTCGCAAAGATCTTAGAAAGCTTTTCGCAG CATGGTACGAGAGACgacaaatgaaaaagatcTACTCTCCCCTCCTTGAAGGACTCCTTGCTCTCTACCTCGGTTTCGAATGGATCCAG ACCGATAACATTCTTGCTCCAATCATCACACACGGTATATACTCCGCCGTGATACTAGGCCATGGACTTTGGAAGATCCACGACCACCGGAGAAGGCTACGGCAGAGAATTCAGCAGGTTAAGATGGAAGGTAAAAGCTCAGATAGTTTGTGA
- the LOC101209639 gene encoding late embryogenesis abundant protein 6, with amino-acid sequence MQSAMEKLSNMGSVAKEKLKICRAKLDEKVEKASVKTAEERKIIEERRKAATAEAKRELHEAKARHAAQKLRNRKSHVLGGHRHHQSPMEGGAATHLGGATNVPAYPITSPEGYHPGHKI; translated from the exons ATGCAGTCTGCCATGGAGAAGCTGAGTAACATGGGAAGTGTTGCTAAAGAAAAGCTCAAAATTTGTAGAGCCAAACTCGACGAGAAG GTGGAGAAAGCTTCGGTGAAGACAGCAGAGGAGAGGAAGATCATTGAGGAGAGAAGAAAGGCAGCAACGGCGGAGGCAAAGCGTGAGCTACACGAGGCGAAAGCCAGACATGCTGCTCAAAAGCTAAGGAATAGGAAATCACATGTACTTGGTGGCCATCGACACCATCAATCACCTATGGAGGGCGGTGCCGCTACACATCTTGGCGGAGCAACAAATGTTCCGGCTTATCCTATAACCAGCCCGGAGGGGTACCATCCCGGACATaaaatttaa
- the LOC101209395 gene encoding protein LSD1, translating into MPFPPVTCCQNQIMCSGCKNLLIYPAGATSICCALCHAVTPVPTSGLTMARLVCSGCYTLLMYSRGAKSVQCSCCRTINAASEANQMAHINCGNCRVLLMYQCEAHSVKCTLCNFVTSVGILRFN; encoded by the exons ATGCCGTTTCCACCAGTTACTT GTTGTCAAAACCAAATAATGTGCTCTGGATGTAAAAATCTGTTGATCTATCCTGCTGGAGCAACCTCCATTTGCTGTGCTCTTTGCCATGCTGTAACTCCTGTTCCAACCTCTG GCTTAACGATGGCTCGGCTGGTGTGTAGTGGCTGCTACACCCTGCTCATGTACAGTCGTGGGGCGAAAAGTGTACAATGTTCTTGTTGTCGCACCATAAATGCAGCTTCTGAAG CAAATCAGATGGCTCACATCAACTGTGGGAACTGTAGAGTGCTGCTGATGTACCAATGTGAAGCACATTCTGTTAAATGTACACTTTGCAATTTTGTCACCTCAGTTGGGATTTTGAGGTTTAATTAG
- the LOC101203755 gene encoding eyes absent homolog, translating into MEESTRVFAKSAKDQKEKLNVYVWDMDETIILLKSLLDGTYAKAFGGSKDVKRGEELGKMWEKEILDLCDHFFFYEQIENYNQPFLDALNEYDDGRDLSNYDFDQDGFGPPCDDANKRKLAFRQRAITNKYKEGLQNIFDQQKMKRWEELYEMTDVYTDRWFSSARAFLEECSISDEPPLVSADQTSNSTSTSSQHVNILVTSGALIPSLVKCLLFRLDHLITPGNVYSSWEVEKVQCFQWIKERFDKPNVRFCAIGNGWEECEAAQSLKWPFVKIDLQPGSLHRFPGLSLKTIGFYFSVIYGNCDSSNDEK; encoded by the exons ATGGAAGAAAGTACAAGGGTGTTTGCTAAAAGCGCCAAggatcaaaaagaaaaactaaatgtGTATGTCTGGGACATGGATGAGACCATCATCCTGCTCAAGTCTTTGTTGGATGGGACATATGCTAAGGCTTTTGGTGGTTCAAAGGATGTTAAAAGGGGTGAAGAACTTGGCAAAATGTGGGAGAAGGAGATTCTCGATCTGTGTgatcatttcttcttctatgaACAA ATAGAAAACTATAACCAACCCTTTCTTGATGCATTGAATGAATACGACGATGGTCGCGatctttctaattatgattttgATCAAGATGGTTTTGGTCCACCATGTGATGAtgcaaacaaaagaaaattggcTTTTAGGCAACGCGCAATAACCAATAAGTACAAAGAG GGCCTGCAGAATATCTTTGATCAACAGAAGATGAAACGCTGGGAAGAGTTATATGAAATGACTGATGTCTATACAGATAGATGGTTCTCCTCAG CACGAGCTTTCTTGGAGGAGTGTTCAATTTCAGATGAACCACCACTTGTGTCTGCTGATCAGACATCCAACAGTACTTCTACAAGTTCTCAGCATGTTAATATCTTGGTGACATCTGGAGCCTTGATACCCAGCCTTGTGAAATGTTTACTATTTCGGCTCGATCATCTAATAACACCTGGAAATG TCTACAGTTCGTGGGAAGTGGAAAAAGTGCAATGTTTCCAGTGGATCAAGGAGCGTTTTGACAAGCCAAATGTTCGTTTCTGTGCAATAGGCAATGGATGGGAAGAGTGTGAAGCTGCACAGTCCTTGAAATGGCCATTTGTTAAGATTGATCTGCAACCTGGAAGTCTTCACAGGTTCCCTGGTCTGTCTTTGAAAACAATAGGCTTTTACTTCTCTGTTATTTATGGTAACTGTGATTCATCAAATGATGAGAAATAG